The DNA region CGATGTGTTTCTGTGTAGGTCAGGGGTTCAAACCCAggcaacacacatactgatttaATGTATGGATTGAATGCACTAAGTAAGTGGCTTGGAAACAAGTGAAGACATCCAAAAAACATCAGTACCTATAAAATCCCCATGGATGTTCCACAGTCGTACCGAGCAGTCCACTGAACATGTGAGCAGAAACTGGTCGTTCTCAATTATCTTTAACCTTCAAAAGGcatcattataaaaaatgttaaGTAGTTTATTTAACGTTCCAAtataaaacaagaaaagctAAAAAAAGATACATACCCAGTGATTCTGCTGATGTGTGCTCGCCAGAAGTTCACCTCTGAAATGAGTGATACCACATCAAGGTTCAACACCAGAATTTAAAgacaaacacatatttaaacaacttaaacaTGTCATACTTTGAGGAGGTTTTGATTCAGGCTGAAGGGCGTATGTCTTGACATTGTAAACTGAAATGTATCCTATATGATCGGCTGTGAAAAGCAAACTGTCGTCCTGTATTAAAGCAAGTTTCACGATCCCCTGCTTCAAGTGGGACTTAAACAAAAGGCAACTTTTATTAGGACTcattgttttagcttatttaaTCAACACTGAACATCTTGAGGAGAAGTGAATGATACTTACGGCTTGAAAAGATGTAATGAACTTTCCGCCACTCAAAACGCTCCAGAAGTTAACAGAACCTTGGATTAAGATGGAATACTGTATGTTTAAGCAAGTTTTTTATTGCTTTTGTTCACCATAAACACACCAGTTTACCTTGAGACCCTGAAGATATGAGCCAGGCAGAGGAAGACATTTCAGTGACAAATGCCCGGGTCTTTAGGAAAATGAGACTCAGGACGCTTGTTTTCTTTACTGCGATATGAAAAACCAACACTTTAGCTCCCATGGCATACTGCAACAGCTCAAAACACATACATTAAAGTCTCCCTGTAttcaaaaaatgtacaaatttaaacacatctttgagcatcataatagcatataAAAGTTTGACCTGTCACAGTCATTTCTTCATactttaaaacagcttgaatgtaactctccacccttgcctcatttagtatacgcagatctatgaatatgcaaattagcccCGCTCTACTCGATCACACAGCTCGGACTATAGATATGAATATGCGAATTAGACCCCGCCTCCACTCTTTTGCACCAcctcagaccatagatatatatttaaatagatACTATTCGgcagtttcagacacataactGCTAAGTTAGTTTTTTTACACAATGCATATGTGAGCTGTGCATTTGCAGCACTCATTTTTAAGCGCTGATTTTACTTGGCTtgtcttaaaacatattaaaaacaccacatagacatataaacaacaataaaaacgtCTCAGATTACTTATGTAACCCTGGTTTCCTGAGAAGgcaacgagacgctgcgtcgccatagcaacgctttggggaaCGCCTCGCCGTGACTGATCTGAAGCACGTGTATCAAAGCAAGTGAAACCCTCCTGGGTGAACCAAAGCACACAAATAACTGCTCGGACTTCCTCCACTCAGCAGTCCTATGTATCCAGTGCTCGCACAGGACaaacaaaattcagcttttccTGGTCCGCATGGCATCCCGCTCATTATCTCATCATTGTTTATTTGATACACGTGCTTCAGATCAGTCACGCCGAGGAGTTCCCCAAAGGgttgctatggcgacgcagctGAGTTCCCTCAGAAGGGAACCTGATTTTCCCCACAGTGGGACTTTTACCACACACGTTACAGAATGACAAGCTCTCTTacccttaaaggggacatttcgcAAGACTTTTTtaggatgtaaaataaatatttggtgtccccgtGTGAgaatgtgaagttctagctcaaagtaccatatagataatttattatagcatgttaaaattgccactttgtaggtgtgagcaaaaaattcaaaaaaaatttacatgcaaatgagctgatctctgcactacaTTGCAGTGTTGTGGCTGGatagattaaggggcggtattattataataagatccccttttgacatcacaaggggagctacatttcaatgacctatttttatacatgcttgcagagaatagtttaccaaaacttagttattgagttgttgtttttcacattttctacgttgatagaagcactggggacccaattatagcacttaactTGGAAAATGTCAGATtatcatgatatgtcccctttaaaggttcAACCATTTTGGTACTGAATTGTCTAATCATATAAGCCagtgcccggttgcatgaaagtCCTTACGCTAAGAAATCCCTTAAATATAAGGTACCCTTAATAAAACATGGGTTGCAAGAAAAACCCTTAAGTGAACCATAAGGCTGTCAATAAGTATTTACCCTTAAATGCTAAAGTATTACCTTAAGTTCTGCTATGCGTTGCTACAAATTCCTTAAGTCccattttcccttaaaaacTTAAGGGACTATAACAGGCCCCTTAACGTCACACGATCGAAATAATCCCTAAGAAAAAAAGTGATGCCCATTTATTAGGATAATAGCGGTTTAATTGTCCGTCAATCTAAAGTGCTTCAAGTTTGAATTACTTTGAGGTTTTATATCTGCGGCACTTTATAGTCTTTTATTTACAAGGTTTCATTTTACAAAAATCCGCTGTCTGTTGATCTGCGTGCGTTGATTTGTTTACACTTTGAGATTTTGTAACTATAGCAACCGCTTCTCTGCTGCCGTATTTTGGCAGAGACTACCGTAaaatacttaatataaaatacacTTAGGTAAGGGTGACAGTTAAGACCTTTGTTGCAACGCTCTTAAAGAAATCCCTTACCTCAGGGATTTTTTCTCCGTCAGGGAAACACTCACTTAAGGagtttcatgcaaccgggcacaGAACACTAATTGGAATATTGCCATACCAAAAGTACTGCTAGGGTCTGGAGACTGAGGAGTCTGGAAGCGACACTGTATTCTTCCAGACACCACATTCCACACGATAACCTCGCCATCATAGCTACCAGTGGCTAGGAGATGGGGTGCACAGTGAGCAATACATAAAATGTCTTCTTTGTGtccttttctctgtgtgtgaAATGCAAAACAATTAACCGTAAAGAAGATACAAACGACACGTGTGTGTTTCAAAGCATGCTAATACCACATCCTCCTGCCAGGAAGGTTTTGGTCTCTGGTTGAACTGAGTTTCTTCTATGGAGTCCTGTTGAAAGTACAGAAAATGAATGCGTATACCATCACAGCTCATATTgcagttttattaaaaaacacacTTGTGCCCAAGTTCTCTCCAGCACATGAGGATTGAGAAATGTGGAAGTAAATGAAATATGGAAATAGAGCGCACTGCAATAAAAGCAAGTGCACTAGGGAGGAATACAGTTCATGGCAGTAAACCATTTTACGAGAGTCATCTGTGGGAATTACGATGAGATAAAATAAGGATGTGGTGAGAGCCGGTTCATACTCACCAAGTAAATGTCAATCCTGTGGCCCCATCCAACAGAAATCACAAACCTgggaaaacaaataaaaaaataacttagCCAAATATGGGAAAATATCTTCAGTGGGTATGCTGTTCAATGTGAGCAGGGACTCACGCGCTCTGGTGCAATGTGACAAAAGAGCAATCGCAAATTTCTTCTTGTTTTCCATCTAAAGGAAAAACATAAACCAGGCTTTTTTCACAACAGCTTCACATTGTTCGTGAATTAATATCTTCTTCAAAACTATGAATTATTAACCTTTACTGAAGATCTTTATGCACTTTCCGTTGTTAAAGTTCCACATTTTGAGGCAGCCGTCTCTTCCACCAGTCACTAGCCTATAgtgaaaagaaaaatatattgtgttataatgtataatatatacaaatacatttgaatcattaatgtatttatttgcagtgttatttaaattattaagcTATGGTATTGTCACCAACCTCCTTCCTCTACTGTCAAATGCCAAACAGGTAATAGCAGACTGCCCGTGCGCACATCCATATTCAAACATATGAGCTCCAGTGTCCAGATCCCAGACTTTGACAACctaaatttaaaggggacatttcacaagacttatttaagatgtaaaataaatctttgtgtAGTTTTTGggtatgcaaatgagctgatctctgcactaaatggcagtgccgtggttggatagtgcagattaaggggcggtattatccccttctgacatcacaaggggagccaaatttcaacaatctaatttttcacatacttgcagaaaatggtttaccaaaactaagataCTACGatgatctttttcatattttctacgttgatataagcactggtgACCAAAttacagcacttaaacatggaaaaagtctctTTTAGGTAATATAATGAATCCATATGCCAAAGCCCTAGTGAGAAAACAGGTACGGTTTATTTAAGAAATTTGCTTTATGGTTTGCCTGTACATGTGCATGGGAATGTAGAAAACCTACATCTGCAGTACATATATATGTACATTGTAAACTGTCAGAAACCCCAGGGCAGTGCCAttttaatatgtaccatttaggtacagatatgtatgcatttggtaccaatatgtacctctgaggtactaaaatgaaaaaatgagaGGTGCACTTTTTCAAAGGGTACCACCCATTGGCAACTAGCGACCATCTTTCGCCcatgttttctgacagtgtaaatgTGTTAGACATACTTTTCAAACCTACTCACCGATCCCTCTGAGCAGCTCACCACCTGCCTGAACTCCTCACTGTATCCACAGCACATCACTGGCTCACAATGGGACACAATGGGAATGCCTGTATGTTGTGATCTACAACAGATGAAATACACATAGATTTAAACTAAATATTGTATCTATAATGTTCATACTTATGTGAATGCATACTTTGTCTGCATGGATAGCAAAGCAAGGGAATCCGTGGCAATGTAAAGACCCTTCACGGCTGAAGAATAGCGGCATGCTGACAATTCTCCTTGTATTTGACTTTCTTGTGGATTTGCAGTGAATAGGCATGCTTTATCATGAATATGCCATATCTAAAAACAAATCATCAGTCATTGTCATACTACATATTTATTAGGGTCTACTTAATGAACCGGTAATGCAGTGGCTTTACCACTGATTCCGTTTTgcaaaacattaatttattttttaatagtaAGTCATTACGTTTAGCTTAAGATATGTGATTTgtgaaatattgaaatattttggATTATTTCCTCACCTTGGCAGTGTTGTCTCTGGACACAGAATAAATGTGTCCTTTTTCTGAGGCAATACAGAGGTAAGCAATAGGTGCTGTGTGAccttttaaaattgctgttggACGCCTGCCATTTTCAgaatataaaaaacaatgagCACATAAAGAACGTTTATGTGAATTTTATACTTATCTGACATGGTTTCAAAGTACAACAATTAACTGTACAGACTAAAAATGAGACGCGACTTTGTAAATAAGACAATAAGGATTGAAGACATACTCATGCATGTACGGGCTCCACAAACGCAACAGCTTGTCCATTCCACCAGTGACTAAAAGGTTTTCACTTTTACTAAAGTCAAAGGCCATGACTCCTTTACAAACAGCGAAGACTGTTTGGTCGCAAGCTGGCCTCTGCTGTGTATTGCCgagtgtaattttttttaatcttccTTCTCCACAGATGTCATTCATGCGTTGGTGAATGTCGATTGATGGTAGAAGGCATCCTTATGAGAAACAGAATGTCAAatttaacatactgtatatttacacAGATCCCAGTTGACAAATGACTCCTGCGCAAATCCTCTAAATCTCAACATGTCATTTAAATCTGTAAAAATGCAGTTTTATAACACTGAAATATTTGTTAGGTTATCCTTTTGACATAAATAAATTAGATTCTGGTGCTATTTCTGCCCTGCTAAGCAGACCTTGAATTAAAAGGGAGTgaaacaaacacaacatttcTGCTTTGCTATTAAAGGATTTGTACAAGTAACATTTGACCAcaaatttaaaggaatattccattttcttaaaagaaaaatccaaataatttcctcaccaccatgtcatccaaaacgttgatgtctttctttgttcaatcgagaagaaattatgttttttgaggaaaacattgcaggatttttctcattttaatggactttaatagagcccaacatttaatacttaactcaacacttaacagtttttttcaacggagtttcaaagtaTAAACGattccaaacgaggcataagggaacggctagcgaaacgattgtcatttttgataagaaaaataaaaaatatacacttttaaagcacaacttctcgtctagatcagGTCGTGATGCGTGATGTGACCCCaagcaatacgtcatgacgtcaagaggtcacagaagacgaacgcgaaactccgccacggtgtttacaaatgtgttgaaagaggaccgttcctacgttgttgtatgtcaactgatactaattaatgtctttgtgttagtttattgtttacaatggtccgcaaatgtgcgttttatatatggaacacgtgacctccctacgtcactacctGACCGGACCTAGacaaaaagttgtggtttaaaagtgtatatttgttatttttattgtcaaaaatgacaatcgtttcgctagataagaccctaatgcctcgtttgggatcgtttatagtcctttgaaactccgttgaaaaaaactcttaagtattgagttaagtattaaatgttgggctctattaaagtccattaaaatgagaaaaatcctgcaatgttttcctcaaaaaacataatttcttctcgactgaacaaagaaagacatcaacattttggatgacatggtggtgagtaaattatctggatttttcttttaagaaaatggaatattcctttaatagaaATAATTGGAAAAGACATTGTGCATCAAACAAGTCTATTTTTAGGACCGTCAGGGTTGATGCATCGAGTAATTACCCTGCCAACCCAAGACACAAACAACACCATTCCACCTTATTCTCATTAACGTAATGTTTGGATGTTTTACTACTGGGTTTGCtcatatttctttatttttcatttcattactTTCAACAACGCTGTTCATTattgtaatataaaaataagaatCATCCTATTGTTACATCCCCATCTGTTCCCCTGTCTGTCATCCCCAACCGGACTTCAATTCCCATCATCCTCTGCACTCCCCCACCTGAACTGTGTTGTGTTATCTTTCTCACATTAtgttcatcatcatcattgcCTATTTATACCCTGTTGTTTCCATTAGTCTTTGTCCTTCTATGTCTACGTGTATGTATGATTAATGTTATTATTCcttattaaaggcggggtgcacaatTTTTGAGAAACACTTtgaaaaagggagtcgggctgagtaccaaaacacacttgttgtcaatcagcagtaaggggcgtgtctactaaccgtcatcgttgcctgggttgcgtatgtgtggggcgggtctattaAAAGAAGTGCCAGATTCTactggggtaggggcgtgtttggttaggtcatttcaaatgtcaacattggctttcagagattgtGC from Paramisgurnus dabryanus chromosome 8, PD_genome_1.1, whole genome shotgun sequence includes:
- the wdr95 gene encoding cilia- and flagella-associated protein 337, yielding MPLGRKTRPSSAGAKLETQNKFSILAEYGSVRGPGILNQKTDMGYRQQTTRMPKSGLIPRKIASTKRSQKIPDWLERELLRREPRRHSLAMGDSANLSMRRRYRQDPISKLYELKMEHVVTLGNLKNLKQAFDEFAKAGIDKLDYPQFHSVVKACAGLHVIKDSQIQQLFMKIDYTGDGKIEWHEFCTYMYLEYKEKEETVRRSKMAAFMLPAKINNLRRGEPVVEVQISPDGTVVTVREDGLVNYWSPTLQLKNNKNVFPQRPAGRTLKRATDFALMTEYNKLIIATGTREIQIYEFSSLEPWCQISALETVPLNLDYCCTGPDECLILYGDTKGCVNIILMKSVREMLRLWKSLPLLENMPNISLDHAVQYPDITYIRWKIHQDWVTKVKYIHSIPAVISASNHEDSALVMGCLLPSIDIHQRMNDICGEGRLKKITLGNTQQRPACDQTVFAVCKGVMAFDFSKSENLLVTGGMDKLLRLWSPYMHERPTAILKGHTAPIAYLCIASEKGHIYSVSRDNTAKIWHIHDKACLFTANPQESQIQGELSACRYSSAVKGLYIATDSLALLSMQTKSQHTGIPIVSHCEPVMCCGYSEEFRQVVSCSEGSVVKVWDLDTGAHMFEYGCAHGQSAITCLAFDSRGRRLVTGGRDGCLKMWNFNNGKCIKIFSKDGKQEEICDCSFVTLHQSAFVISVGWGHRIDIYLDSIEETQFNQRPKPSWQEDVRKGHKEDILCIAHCAPHLLATGSYDGEVIVWNVVSGRIQCRFQTPQSPDPSSTFVKKTSVLSLIFLKTRAFVTEMSSSAWLISSGSQGSVNFWSVLSGGKFITSFQASHLKQGIVKLALIQDDSLLFTADHIGYISVYNVKTYALQPESKPPQKVNFWRAHISRITGLKIIENDQFLLTCSVDCSVRLWNIHGDFIGTFGQTEVWNIHNPSSWKHPAVPSEILVDPLSMPSHPILEEETNLPDLLNLGINENCEVDNKSDSPSSLDNKD